Below is a genomic region from Telmatobacter sp. DSM 110680.
GCGTCTTTCGGAGCGAGGCCTTGCTGTACCAATTTTTTTTGAAGCATGGCTTGGTGAAATGCCAGTTCGTCGGCCATGTCGCGATCCAGGCGACGCTTTTGAAAAATTGCCTTCAGACGAAGCAGGAATTCGTGGAGATTCTGAGCCATGGTTGACCTCAAATTGCAAACTTCGAATTTCAGGATGCTTGCATGACGAATGCGACTGCCGACGAGAGACGCGCCCAACGTTGCGCCTCCGCGTTCAGCTTTTTCTGTCCTTCGACGGTGAGCTCATAGAATTTTGCGCGACGGTTGTTGTCGGAGGTGCCCCACTTCGACTTGAGCAGGCCGCGCAACTCCATACGATGGAGAGCCGGGTAGAGGGCACCTTCTTCAACCTTCAGCATCTGTTGCGATGTTTGCTGGATCCACTCGGCCACGTTGTAGCCGTGCAGGGGGCCGCGGAAGAGGGCTTTCAAGATCAGCATCTCGAGCGTACCCTGAATCAATTCGCCGGAATCGGATGTCTGTCCCATAAATGTCTTATGGGAAGCCTAGCCGCCAATCTTCTGATTTGTCAACAGCCGCAAGAAATCCAAGATCCGCAGTGAAAGCTACGTAGGTAGCACTGCGAAATGTTCTCGCTGCGCATCAAGGGGAAAAGGGGCGACCGATCCGATCGCGACGCACTTCCTACCGCTGCAGCAGGTCGATTGGCTTGCTGAAGTCCGTAGCGCGCACATACTTCGCCAGCGTCGGATGCTGGCGCTCCAGTGCAAGGTACATCTCCCACGCGACGCGCCGATAGCTGAAGTGCCCCGCCGGCGCGGATCGGAGTTCGCTGATGTATTGCGCTTCCGCAAAGTCCATCTTGAAGAGGCAGCGAACCCGCGTAGCCAGCGGTAATACGTAAAGCGCCGAAGATGCGGCCTCCGGTGCGGAGCCCGCGGCAATCTTCGCGCTGGCCGCATGTGCAGATTCGATCGCGGCTTGATAGTCGGCCAGCACACCGGCCTCTTCCAGTCCGGCGGCATCACCTGAGTGCGGCGTGTCGAAGCCGTGCACCGCAGTGAATTCCTGCTTGATCTGGGTAACGCGGCGGTGGCGATGCATGTCGCGAAAGCCGCCGATATCCATCAGGATGTCGAAGCGCAATGCCGCCCCGGCGTGGAAGACACGAAGAGCTTCGTCATGCCGCCCGCGATGTTTCAACCCCAACTCGATAATTTCAGAGACACGAGACGAGCCAAGCCCGGCCACAATGTCGCGCACCTGGCGGTAGGGATGTTCGCTGGCCCAATAGATAAGCGTTGCTGCCAATTCAACTTCCAGCGATTCAGTACGCTCCACGAGATCCACAACTGGCGAAGCAGCAGGTGCGATTCCCTTAAGCAGTTCTTTCGAGGCCTGCTCGAGTTCGGCGCGTGTCTCGATCAGGTACTGGTTGGGCTCAGCATACTTAACTAGCGTCGGCGCAGTGCGAACCTCCCGGGTGAGCAGGTTGGCGGCTTCAGCCGACAACTCTGAGTCACCGAGCTTCTCAACAAAGGCCGCCGCAGCGCGAGCGTTCACATTCCAGGCGGGTCCCGTAGCGGCATCGCGCAATTTCGCGCCCAGTTCGCGCACCTCGGCGATGGGATGCGACAGCAGCCGTGAAACCTGTGTCTCCAAGGTGCGGGCATTCACAATCTGGCCAAGTGAAGTATTTGTCGCCAGCGGCAGCAGATAGCGCGCCACATCGAATGCCCGTGCCTTCAGGGTTCGATCGTAAGCCTCCGGTTTCATCGTCTCGGGACAGACGACGCGATCCCGCAACGCTGCGTGAACCGCAGCCGTAGTTCGCTGGTAGGCTGCGAACAGATTCTCAACCGTATCGCTGTAAAGTTTCGCAGACGCGGCATCCGAAACAAATTCCGGAAAGTACCACCCGGACTTCTGAAAATTCTGATAGCGTGTGGACCGTTCTTGCCCGTCCCAGCGCTGCTCATCCACCAGCACAATGGCGGCCAGCAGGCTAAGCCGTTCGACGGCAAATGCAATGTGCGCCAAGTCGGCAATGGAGCGATGACCATATTGGAAATAGAATGTGTTCAGGAACTGCTCGGCACGCTGGGCGCTGATCTCGGTCAGCGATTCGCGCATCGAAAGCGACGAACGCGAGTACTTGGCCATGGCATAGGCCAAGACCTCAGGGTCGGCTCCGTGAACGGCATATATATCGGTCTGATTACGGGCGCCGGACGGCGATACGGTTGCACTCAACAAAGATTCGCTGGACATGGACAAGGGCTCGCGAACAGAATACGGCATTAAGGTTATCGGGGCTGTGAATCCCCGGGACCAGTAAAAGCGTCAAAGACTTAGCTCGGGGGCAAGCGGCAGAATGCGGGAGTTTAAATTGCGCACATCGCAAAGGCCCCGGCCATTACCCACAGGCCGCTGGTCCATGTCTCAGCGCTGGAATGACCTGCTTTTCGCCCACTGGCGCGTGCCTGCTGCGACTATCTCGCATTTCTTGCCCGAGGGACTTCAACCAGATACATACCAAGGTTCAGCGTGGATCGGGATTATCCCCCTATGGATGGATCGATTGAGCTTCCGTGGCATTCCGTCCGTTCCGGGAGTTCGCAGCTTTCCAGAGTTGCACCTTCGTACCTATGTCCACGATCAGCAAACCAACACTCCAGGCATCTACAACTTTTCCGTGGATATCGGCAGTTTGCTCGCCACGGCGGCTGTACGTTTTATCTTCCGCATGTCCTGCAACTGGGCCGAGATGCGGCTCAATCAGCGCACAGAGCGCGAATTCTCGTTTTATAGCCGCCGGTTGTTTGTCAGCAACCCCGTCATGTTCAACGCACGCTACCGGGGCCTCGGCCCAACGCGCCGTCTGGCGGAGATTCGTGGCGGCTCCCTCGAGTATTTCTTTACCGAGCGGTACTGTCTCTTCACTAAAAATCATGCCGGGCAAGCGGTGCGGGCGAATATTCACACCGTAGCGTCTCCACTTGAAGATGCTGAAGCAGAGATTGAGCGCAACGATCTGCCCGCAGCCATGGGAATTCAGGTACAGGATCAGGAACCGGTCCTCCACTATTCCCGCCGCCTGGCTGTATATATATGGCCCGCCGAATTGGCTGTGCCGGTCCGCCGTCGCCAGCGCATTCCCGTGCAAGCCATGCCATCGAATTGACGGCGCGTATTCAATTGCAGTGGGCGCGATTTGCTGCTTCCTGTTGCCAGACCTTTCGCGCCAGCATTAGAAATCCCAACACCGCCAAAAACTGAAATACAAATTTGCCGATGAGGTCCACGCGCGTCCACCCGGCGGAACTGACGTCGCCCGGCACAATGCATCCGAGGACAGCTCCGAAGGAAAGTGCGAAGCGGTGCATGTCGCGCCAGCCACGCGCCCCCGACCAGTAGCGAACCAATGCGAAAGACAGAAGCGCCCAAAGTGGTCCGGCGGCCAGCGGAATCCATAGAGCGATGCCCGAATGGGGTACGAAGATAAGCGTAATAAGCGCGAACCACGCTGCGCCAAAAATGAATGCTTTAAATCCGATGAGCCACGGATTGGCTGCATCGCGGGAATTGCTTTGACCGGAATGCCCATATGCCCGCAGAAGCCATGCAAGGCCGATAAGGATGACGATCGAGGTGATGCCGACAAGGATGAGAATCGCAGGGGGATGGTAGGGCGCTGCGCCGAGCCGGGGGCGCGCCTGCTGGGTCCAGCCATACCAGGCAATGCGGCAGCCGACGAGGAACGCAAGACATGTCGCGATGAGCCCCCGTTTTCGGAGCCAGGGTTGCTCGCCGCGATCGGGAAAGATGAGTTCAGTCACCTGGACAGGCACCAGAACGACCCATACGCTTTCAAATCCGAGCATGAATAGCAGGTAGATCCAGTTGACGCCGAAATCGCGTCCGTAGGCGGCATTGGCTCCCGGGAAGGGCAGTGGGGCGATCGATGTCTGCTGAATGATGAACTCTTCGGCGATTGAGAGCGCGAGGCCAAGACAAAGGAGACTGGTTGCGCCAGCGCGCCACCGGCGCACGAGTTCGCGAGCAAGTAGGGCGCCCCCTCCCCAGACCATGATTTCGGGGATGAGCACGAAGAGGATGCTGAGACGCGTGGAGCCGCTGAGAACCTCGCTGATGACAGGAGCAAGAACCAGCAGGGTCCAGATAGGCGCCCGATACCGCGTCGCAGAGGGTGATTGCCGTTGCGTGTCTGCGAAAGACGATGCAGTTTGCATGAACTACTCCTTTGGGCTCGCGGCAGCCTGCATTGAGGCCCGCGCACCTTTCAGAACAGTCTTGAAATCCCAGGAAAGTTTGCTGGTTGAAATCTCTGCGATAAGACCGCGCACCCAGGCATGTTCGGCTCGCAGCATGGCGATCAAATATTCGCTTTCGACCAGGTTGATGCGCAGCACGTGCTCCAAGGCCCCCGATACCCCGGCGCTGCGCATTTCAATTTCGCTTTCAAGATGTCGTAAACGTTCCTTCAGGCGCGGCAGGGCGTCGGCCGGGGTCAAATGCACCAGGAAACTCATCGCGGCCATGAACTCTGAAGATTCGCGGCGTGGCACCGCGATAATCTGGCGCAGAACGGAAGTAAATTCCTTGCGCCCCTCTGCCGTTATGGAATACGTCGTGCGCTCCGGGCGCCGGCCGTCGCGGCTCGTCGACTTTGCGGCGATTAGATCGGCCTTCGACAGTCGTCCGATTGCGTGATAGAGAGAGCCACGCTTCAGAGCGAGAATTTCATCCTTATGTCGCAGCCGCAGCAAACTCTGCATCTGGTAAGGATGCATCGGGGCTTCCCGCAACAGCGCAAGAACGGCAATTTCCCAAATTCCAAGTTCAGTCTTCATATAGTTCAACTGAACTATATCGTATGAACTATAAGATTGCAACCCCCCTTGGTCTAGAGCACTTGGCGCCGGACCGCTGCGGATCTCGTTCCGGCGAGCCTCTTGCCTATAATTGCCATGGAACTGCCCGGCACAATTGAAGTTAGGCCGGCGCTCAAAGGGGTTGGAACGATGGCGGATCTGCAGGGAAGAATTGC
It encodes:
- a CDS encoding DUF2071 domain-containing protein, translating into MSQRWNDLLFAHWRVPAATISHFLPEGLQPDTYQGSAWIGIIPLWMDRLSFRGIPSVPGVRSFPELHLRTYVHDQQTNTPGIYNFSVDIGSLLATAAVRFIFRMSCNWAEMRLNQRTEREFSFYSRRLFVSNPVMFNARYRGLGPTRRLAEIRGGSLEYFFTERYCLFTKNHAGQAVRANIHTVASPLEDAEAEIERNDLPAAMGIQVQDQEPVLHYSRRLAVYIWPAELAVPVRRRQRIPVQAMPSN
- a CDS encoding PadR family transcriptional regulator, with amino-acid sequence MKTELGIWEIAVLALLREAPMHPYQMQSLLRLRHKDEILALKRGSLYHAIGRLSKADLIAAKSTSRDGRRPERTTYSITAEGRKEFTSVLRQIIAVPRRESSEFMAAMSFLVHLTPADALPRLKERLRHLESEIEMRSAGVSGALEHVLRINLVESEYLIAMLRAEHAWVRGLIAEISTSKLSWDFKTVLKGARASMQAAASPKE
- a CDS encoding PadR family transcriptional regulator: MGQTSDSGELIQGTLEMLILKALFRGPLHGYNVAEWIQQTSQQMLKVEEGALYPALHRMELRGLLKSKWGTSDNNRRAKFYELTVEGQKKLNAEAQRWARLSSAVAFVMQAS
- a CDS encoding FAD-dependent thymidylate synthase, coding for MSSESLLSATVSPSGARNQTDIYAVHGADPEVLAYAMAKYSRSSLSMRESLTEISAQRAEQFLNTFYFQYGHRSIADLAHIAFAVERLSLLAAIVLVDEQRWDGQERSTRYQNFQKSGWYFPEFVSDAASAKLYSDTVENLFAAYQRTTAAVHAALRDRVVCPETMKPEAYDRTLKARAFDVARYLLPLATNTSLGQIVNARTLETQVSRLLSHPIAEVRELGAKLRDAATGPAWNVNARAAAAFVEKLGDSELSAEAANLLTREVRTAPTLVKYAEPNQYLIETRAELEQASKELLKGIAPAASPVVDLVERTESLEVELAATLIYWASEHPYRQVRDIVAGLGSSRVSEIIELGLKHRGRHDEALRVFHAGAALRFDILMDIGGFRDMHRHRRVTQIKQEFTAVHGFDTPHSGDAAGLEEAGVLADYQAAIESAHAASAKIAAGSAPEAASSALYVLPLATRVRCLFKMDFAEAQYISELRSAPAGHFSYRRVAWEMYLALERQHPTLAKYVRATDFSKPIDLLQR